A single genomic interval of Deltaproteobacteria bacterium harbors:
- the rplR gene encoding 50S ribosomal protein L18 has product MAAKNVKVEKRLKRKKSIRRRVIGTSGRPRLSIFRSASHMYAQIIDDTNGQTIVSASTLSKELKGKLKGTGNIDAAKKVGQLISREAKKKKIETVSFDRNGFLYHGRVKALADAARDGGLKF; this is encoded by the coding sequence TTGGCTGCTAAGAATGTAAAAGTTGAAAAAAGATTAAAAAGAAAAAAAAGTATCCGAAGGCGTGTTATTGGTACGTCTGGGAGGCCTCGCCTGAGTATCTTCAGAAGCGCCAGTCATATGTATGCTCAAATCATTGATGATACGAATGGTCAAACCATCGTTTCTGCTTCAACTTTAAGTAAAGAATTAAAAGGTAAGCTTAAAGGAACAGGAAATATTGATGCAGCAAAAAAAGTGGGCCAGTTGATTTCCCGGGAAGCTAAAAAGAAAAAGATAGAAACGGTTTCTTTTGACAGGAATGGTTTTTTATATCACGGTAGAGTAAAAGCCCTGGCCGATGCAGCCAGGGACGGTGGTCTTAAGTTTTAA